Within the Maribacter sp. BPC-D8 genome, the region TTTGGTTTTATCCAACCCATCTAAAGGTTAGGTTTATTCGTGGTCTGATTTGTTTTGTGGTCTTCGGAATTTTATGCTTCCAATTATCTTGAGTTGCACCTTGCATTAACAATAAACTACCGTGTTTTAAAGGAATGTCTAACCTTTTTAAATCTTTGCGAGTTGCGTGTTTAAGTTGAAAAGGTCTCGTTTCTCCAAAAGTAACGGAGCCAATAACTGTGTTTTTGCGTTGGTTTGCATCATAATCTTGATGCCAATCTACGCTGTCTTTTCCATCTCTATAATAATTAAGTAAACAGCGTGTAAATTTGATGTCTACCTCCTGCTCTATTCGGTTTTTTATAAACAATAAATCTTC harbors:
- a CDS encoding alpha-ketoglutarate-dependent dioxygenase AlkB family protein, encoding MESFNPIDLFSTNEVLKTEFDLPSAAVTLFENFFSIEESDRLYNSLLKNTNWEQDQMTIYGKQVDLPRLTAWYGATSENVSYAENDSKMQPWNEDLLFIKNRIEQEVDIKFTRCLLNYYRDGKDSVDWHQDYDANQRKNTVIGSVTFGETRPFQLKHATRKDLKRLDIPLKHGSLLLMQGATQDNWKHKIPKTTKQIRPRINLTFRWVG